In Zygosaccharomyces rouxii strain CBS732 chromosome F complete sequence, a single window of DNA contains:
- the SER2 gene encoding phosphoserine phosphatase (similar to uniprot|P42941 Saccharomyces cerevisiae YGR208W SER2 phosphoserine phosphatase), giving the protein MSEFVVTYISHSAQLDEAQVKHLNHELESVFSKSELSTKRLAPHVVDVTFTVDSDWSSVKRALDPLIDSQNQIDIIVQRNDSHRQKKLVVFDMDSTLIYQEVIEMIASYANVEPQVAEITNRAMNGELDFAQSLQERVSLLKGLEIDPLYDAIKPRLQVTKGVPELCESLKAHGVKLAVLSGGFTPFAEYIKDKLHLDYARANNLETQDGKLTGTTRGPVVDGNCKAETLRSLCEQYGIDPQDSMMVGDGGNDLPAMAAAGYGVAWHAKPKVQQLAPCKLNTESMINLLYVIGYIN; this is encoded by the coding sequence ATGTCAGAATTCGTCGTCACCTACATTTCCCACTCTGCTCAGCTGGATGAGGCTCAAGTGAAGCACTTAAACCATGAACTAGAGTCAGTTTTCTCGAAGAGTGAACTTTCCACCAAGAGATTGGCACCACATGTAGTAGACGTTACTTTTACTGTGGATTCAGACTGGTCCAGCGTTAAGAGGGCACTAGATCCCCTAATAGAttctcaaaatcaaatCGACATTATTGTACAACGCAACGATTCTCACCgtcaaaagaaattggtcgTATTCGATATGGATTCAACACTTATATACCAAGAAGTTATCGAAATGATTGCATCCTACGCCAACGTAGAGCCACAAGTCGCTGAGATCACCAATCGTGCTATGAATGGTGAACTAGACTTCGCCCAATCGCTACAGGAAAGAGTCTCGCTCTTGAAAGGTCTTGAAATCGATCCGCTTTACGATGCTATCAAGCCAAGACTACAGGTTACCAAGGGTGTGCCAGAACTATGTGAATCGCTAAAGGCACATGGTGTAAAACTGGCAGTGCTAAGTGGTGGCTTTACACCATTTGCAGAGTACATCAAGGATAAACTACATCTTGATTACGCAAGAGCTAACAATCTTGAGACTCAAGACGGTAAACTTACAGGTACTACCAGAGGACCCGTAGTTGATGGCAATTGCAAAGCAGAAACACTAAGATCCTTGTGTGAGCAGTACGGAATTGATCCTCAAGACAGTATGATGGTGGGCGATGGTGGTAACGATCTCCCAGCAATGGCGGCTGCAGGATACGGAGTCGCCTGGCACGCCAAACCCAAAGTACAACAACTAGCGCCATGCAAACTTAACACAGAATCAATGATTAATCTCTTATACGTCATAGGATACATAAACTAA
- a CDS encoding uncharacterized protein (highly similar to gnl|GLV|CAGL0K00803g Candida glabrata CAGL0K00803g and similar to YLR043C uniprot|P22217 Saccharomyces cerevisiae YLR043C TRX1 thioredoxin), with amino-acid sequence MGVSAIASSAEFDKALAVAGKLVVVDFFATWCGPCKMISPMVEKFSNEYSQADFYKVDVDQVPEVAQKNEVSSMPTFILFKDGKQVAKVVGANPAGVKQAIASNV; translated from the coding sequence ATGGGTGTTTCTGCAATTGCTTCTTCTGCTGAATTTGACAAGGCTTTGGCTGTCGCTGGTAAGTTGGTCGTCGTCGACTTCTTCGCCACCTGGTGTGGTCCATGTAAGATGATCTCTCCAATGGTCGAAAAGTTCTCTAACGAATACTCTCAAGCTGACTTCTACAAGGTCGACGTTGACCAAGTTCCTGAGGTCGCTCAAAAGAACGAAGTCTCTTCTATGCCAACCTTCATCCTTTTCAAGGACGGTAAGCAAGTCGCCAAGGTTGTTGGTGCTAACCCAGCTGGTGTCAAGCAAGCAATTGCTTCTAATGTGTAA
- the STU2 gene encoding Stu2p (similar to uniprot|P46675 Saccharomyces cerevisiae YLR045C STU2 Microtubule-associated protein (MAP) of the XMAP215/Dis1 family regulates microtubule dynamics during spindle orientation and metaphase chromosome alignment interacts with spindle pole body component Spc72p) — MSEEDFTRLPLEQKLDHKLWKARLNGYQELNQNFKGGKGQEHWRRPELFGKYLMDSNVVAHEQAVISLETFLKEVDVPAKGIDLKTIFEIWIPALAEKGLSSSRATTKEKANECIIVLCSLDRSIMQSVELILPFCEKKMPKLVANSLHSLRELIKSFGLTNCNSQQLLPQLLAPLAKLAGHADKNVRSETLGLIVEIYKCTGRNKAFLQELLLDQLKPIQQRELDKLFTAADSENPQDQASRLFVWQRREQENSAKDHDGDTIMEQQFSQGHGTSAAPASVPAAAAPPVPIDPLDLLPEQTILDKLPENFYSRLSSSKWKDRVESLQEFYDRVLVPLKKLKFHKEDYSELLSALGHVIQKDANVQAVSLAAQCVSEICQKMKNTNFNKHYVGFVFTPLLERTKERKTTVVETIRNALQALCRQQYPLASHGHNEDMLQEILDFMKHKTPQIRQETTLLFIFNLKQLGQQLGGNGAKKILQKYLPDEICPAVTKIVNDTQPAIRECGFECFAVLIKILSRKELHFELEKLDNLKRQKIQDHLDKLPELESSVESEPTAAASATATATPTTAAAQSPTEASTIPSKRGPTSPLKKSNSPNVPKSRVLLTSRTLGTPPANAPLQPAATTTSRTQAQAQFNTELTKLQKDKSEWIQERHQLLSQVNKLSNSQTQLVSENEALREQLKLSQTNLHERGLQLRSKDLQLTKLQDRIAQLELDLRESHMQMQQRQLSSSEPASAISTNLGVRSISSSSMDPTSATGNGYSNRSKHLRTPSESSDDLPRRVDSLQLSSSQPGVAGVTGSLSNPVATTTTTSSSSSDAINEESWKRAAEVTSQLKARIERMRAKTRGIK; from the coding sequence ATGAGTGAGGAAGATTTCACGCGGTTACCGCTAGAGCAGAAACTCGATCACAAGTTGTGGAAAGCCAGACTCAATGGGTACCAAGAGCtgaatcaaaatttcaaaggcGGTAAGGGCCAGGAACACTGGAGAAGGCCGGAGTTGTTTGGAAAGTATCTTATGGATTCAAACGTAGTTGCACACGAACAAGCTGTGATCAGTTTAGAGACTTTCCTCAAAGAGGTTGATGTGCCCGCCAAGGGAATTGATCTGAAgaccatttttgaaatttggatcCCTGCACTGGCTGAGAAGGGCCTGTCGTCATCCAGGGCCACAACTAAGGAAAAGGCTAACGAGTGTATTATTGTGCTATGTTCTCTAGACCGATCCATTATGCAGAGTGTGGAATTGATACTGCCGTTTTGTGAAAAAAAGATGCCGAAATTGGTAGCGAATTCATTGCACAGTTTGAGAGAACTGATTAAATCCTTTGGGCTAACCAATTGCAATTCTCAACAGTTGCTACCGCAACTGTTGGCGCCATTAGCTAAACTAGCAGGACATGCAGACAAAAACGTTAGGTCTGAAACGTTGGGACTGATTGTAGAAATTTACAAATGTACAGGTAGAAATAAGGCttttttacaagaattattattagATCAATTAAAGCCCATCCAACAGAGAGAGCTAGACAAGTTGTTTACAGCGGCAGATTCGGAAAATCCCCAAGATCAGGCATCGAGGTTATTTGTATGGCAACGGAGGGAACAAGAAAATAGTGCGAAGGATCACGATGGTGACACGATAATGGAACAGCAATTTTCTCAAGGTCATGGGACTTCAGCTGCACCGGCATCTGTACcggcagcagcagcaccaCCGGTCCCCATTGATCCCTTGGATCTTTTGCCAGAACAAACTATTCTTGATAAGTTACCAGAAAATTTTTACAGCAGACTTTCATCAAGCAAGTGGAAGGACAGAGTGGAATCGttacaagaattttacGACAGGGTACTAGTACCTCTGAAAAAGTTGAAGTTCCACAAGGAAGATTATAGCGAGCTTTTGTCTGCACTGGGTCACGTGATTCAAAAAGACGCCAACGTTCAGGCTGTATCCTTGGCGGCACAATGCGTTAGTGAAATTTGtcagaaaatgaaaaataccaattttAACAAACATTACGTCGGGTTCGTGTTTACCCCATTGTTAGAAAGAACAAAGGAAAGGAAGACTACAGTAGTGGAGACCATTAGAAATGCGTTGCAAGCATTATGTCGACAACAGTATCCATTAGCTTCTCATGGTCACAATGAAGATATGTTGCAAGAAATCTTAGATTTTATGAAGCACAAGACCCCACAAATTAGACAAGAAACAACacttcttttcatctttaatcTAAAACAACTAGGTCAACAATTAGGTGGTAATGGAGCCAAGAAGATCCTACAAAAATATTTGCCCGATGAAATTTGCCCAGCAGTTACCAAGATTGTCAATGATACTCAACCTGCCATTAGAGAATGTGGATTTGAATGTTTTGCAGTTTTGATTAAAATTTTAAGtagaaaagaattacattttgaacttgaaaaattggataatttgaaaagacaaAAGATTCAAGATCATTTAGATAAACTGCCTGAGTTAGAATCGTCAGTCGAATCAGAACCAACAGCAGCGGCGTCTGCGACGGCAACAGCAACACCAACGACAGCGGCAGCACAATCACCTACGGAAGCTTCCACAATTCCTTCTAAAAGGGGCCCCACTTCGCCGctgaaaaaatccaattccCCCAATGTGCCAAAATCAAGAGTACTTCTCACTTCAAGAACTTTAGGAACACCACCGGCAAACGCTCCTTTACAACCAGCAGCTACGACTACTTCCCGCACGCAGGCACAAGCACAATTTAACACAGAATTAACCAAGTTGCAGAAGGATAAATCTGAGTGGATCCAAGAACGTCATCAGCTATTGTCCCAAGTGAACAAATTATCGAATTCTCAAACCCAGCTGGTCAGTGAAAACGAAGCCCTTCGAGAGCAGTTGAAATTGTCACAAACGAATCTACACGAACGCGGACTACAGCTGAGGTCTAAGGACCTACAGCTTACCAAACTACAAGATCGTATTGCTCAATTGGAGCTAGATCTAAGAGAATCTCACATGCAAATGCAACAACGTCAACTCTCATCCTCTGAGCCTGCGTCCGCCATATCGACAAATCTTGGTGTAAGATCCatttcctcatcttcaatggatCCTACAAGTGCAACAGGGAATGGCTATTCCAACAGATCAAAACATCTAAGAACTCCAAGCGAATCCAGTGATGATCTGCCCCGCCGTGTAGATTCACTACAGCTATCTAGCAGTCAACCGGGTGTGGCCGGTGTAACTGGATCACTATCAAATCCAGTCGCCACAACAACTACTACCAGCAGCTCATCCAGCGATGCTATCAATGAAGAAAGTTGGAAGCGTGCCGCCGAGGTAACTTCACAGCTAAAGGCAAGAATAGAAAGGATGAGAGCCAAAACCAGAGGTATAAAATAA
- the PDC1 gene encoding indolepyruvate decarboxylase 1 (highly similar to uniprot|P06169 Saccharomyces cerevisiae YLR044C PDC1 Major of three pyruvate decarboxylase isozymes key enzyme in alcoholic fermentation decarboxylates pyruvate to acetaldehyde subject to glucose-ethanol- and autoregulation involved in amino acid catabolism and to YLR134W uniprot|P16467 Saccharomyces cerevisiae YLR134W PDC5 Minor isoform of pyruvate decarboxylase, key enzyme in alcoholic fermentation, decarboxylates pyruvate to acetaldehyde, regulation is glucose- and ethanol-dependent, repressed by thiamine, involved in amino acid catabolism) — MSEITLGRYLFERLKQVDTNTIFGVPGDFNLSLLDKVYEVQGLRWAGNANELNAAYAADGYARVKGLAALITTFGVGELSALNGIAGSYAEHVGVLHIVGVPSVSSQAKQLLLHHTLGNGDFTVFHRMSANISETTAMLTDITAAPAEIDRCIRVAYVNQRPVYLGLPANLVDQKVPASLLNTPIDLSLKENDPEAETEVVDTVLELIKEAKNPVILADACCSRHDVKAETKKLIDLTQFPSFVTPMGKGSIDEQNPRFGGVYVGTLSSPEVKEAVESADLVLSVGALLSDFNTGSFSYSYKTKNVVEFHSDHIKIRNATFPGVQMKFVLKKLLQAVPEAVKNYKPGPVPAPPSPNAEVADSTTLKQEWLWRQVGSFLREGDVVITETGTSAFGINQTHFPNQTYGISQVLWGSIGYTTGSTLGAAFAAEEIDPKKRVILFIGDGSLQLTVQEISTMIRWGLKPYLFVLNNDGYTIERLIHGETAEYNCIQPWKHLELLNTFGAKDYENHRVSTVGEWNKLTQDPKFNENSRIRMIEVMLEVMDAPSSLVAQAQLTAATNAKQ; from the coding sequence ATGTCTGAAATTACTCTAGGTCGTTACTTGTTCGAAAGATTAAAGCAAGTTGACACTAACACCATCTTCGGTGTTCCAGGTGACTTCAACTTGTCCTTGTTGGACAAGGTCTACGAAGTGCAAGGTCTAAGATGGGCTGGTAACGCTAACGAATTGAACGCTGCCTACGCTGCTGACGGTTACGCCAGAGTTAAGGGTTTGGCTGCTTTGATCACCACCTTCGGTGTCGGTGAATTGTCTGCTTTGAACGGTATTGCAGGTTCTTACGCTGAACACGTTGGTGTTTTGCACATTGTTGGTGTTCCATCTGTCTCTTCTCAAGCTAAGCAATTGTTGTTGCACCACACCTTGGGTAACGGTGACTTCACTGTTTTCCACAGAATGTCCGCCAACATCTCTGAAACCACCGCTATGTTGACCGACATCACTGCTGCTCCAGCTGAAATTGACCGTTGCATCAGAGTTGCTTACGTCAACCAAAGACCAGTCTACTTGGGTCTACCAGCTAACTTGGTTGACCAAAAGGTCCCAGCTTCTTTGTTGAACACTCCAATTGATCTATCTCTAAAGGAGAACGACCCAGAAGCTGAAACCGAAGTTGTTGACACCGTTttggaattgatcaagGAAGCTAAGAACCCAGTTATCTTGGCTGATGCTTGCTGCTCCAGACACGACGTCAAGGCTGAAACCAAGAAGTTGATCGACTTGACTCAATTCCCATCTTTCGTTACTCCTATGGGTAAGGGTTCCATCGACGAACAAAACCCAAGATTCGGTGGTGTCTACGTCGGTACTCTATCCAGCCCAGAAGTTAAGGAAGCTGTTGAATCTGCTGACTTGGTTCTATCTGTCGGTGCTCTATTGTCCGATTTCAACACTGGTTCTTTCTCTTACTCTTACAAGACCAAGAACGTTGTTGAATTCCACTCTGACCACATCAAGATCAGAAACGCTACCTTCCCAGGTGTTCAAATGAAATTcgttttgaagaaactatTGCAAGCTGTCCCAGAAGCTGTCAAGAACTACAAGCCAGGTCCAGTCCCAGCTCCGCCATCTCCAAACGCTGAAGTTGCTGACTCTACCACCTTGAAGCAAGAATGGTTATGGAGACAAGTCGGTAGCTTCTTGAGAGAAGGTGATGTTGTTATTACCGAAACTGGTACCTCTGCTTTCGGTATCAACCAAACTCACTTCCCTAACCAAACTTACGGTATCTCTCAAGTCTTGTGGGGTTCTATTGGTTACACCACTGGTTCCACTTTGGGTGCTGCCTTCGCtgctgaagaaattgaccCTAAGAAGAGAGTTATCTTGTTCATTGGTGACGGTTCTCTACAATTGACCGTTCAAGAAATCTCCACCATGATCAGATGGGGTCTAAAGCCATACTTGTTCGTTTTGAACAACGATGGTTACACCATTGAAAGATTGATTCACGGTGAAACCGCTGAATACAACTGTATCCAACCATGGAAGCACTTGGAATTGTTGAACACCTTCGGTGCCAAGGACTACGAAAACCACAGAGTCTCCACTGTCGGTGAATGGAACAAGTTGACTCAAGATCCAAAATTCAACGAAAACTCTAGAATTAGAATGATCGAAGTTATGCTTGAAGTCATGGACGCTCCATCTTCTTTGGTCGCTCAAGCTCAATTGACCGCTGCTACTAACGCTAAGCAATAA
- the YIP1 gene encoding transporter YIP1 (similar to uniprot|P53039 Saccharomyces cerevisiae YGR172C YIP1 Golgi integral membrane protein binds to the transport GTPases Ypt1p and Ypt31p) — protein MSYYQNPKGSSGFYQPSSQFAFPQGSMSFQGASSTSANGADSLGISPDPLPSGLFNALSTKGYPHEPPLLEEIGINFAHVITKTRIVCNPVSSRNILSDEILGDSDLAGPLIFFLLFGLFLLLAGKVHFGYIYGVALFGTVSLHNLSKFMGNNESGSPAKLQFFNTASVLGYCFLPLCFLSLIGVFLSLDNTLGYALGAIFVAWSTWSSSAFFNSLLQLHDARALIAYPLLIFYTVFALMAIFV, from the coding sequence ATGTCGTATTATCAAAACCCTAAGGGTAGTTCAGGCTTCTACCAGCCATCAAGCCAATTCGCGTTCCCACAAGGGTCCATGTCATTTCAAGGTGCGTCTTCCACAAGTGCGAATGGTGCTGATTCATTAGGTATCAGTCCTGATCCATTACCATCTGGCTTATTCAATGCATTATCAACAAAGGGATATCCTCATGAACCCCCTCttttagaagaaattggtatTAATTTTGCTCATGTTATTACGAAGACAAGAATCGTTTGTAATCCTGTTAGCTCCAGAAACATTTTATCCGATGAAATTTTAGGTGATTCAGATTTGGCAGGTCCActaattttcttcttactaTTTGGATTGTTTTTACTGTTGGCTGGTAAAGTTCATTTTGGTTACATATACGGTGTAGCTCTATTCGGTACGGTCTCACTACacaatttatccaaattcaTGGGCAATAACGAATCTGGTTCACCTGCtaaattacaatttttcaacactGCATCTGTTCTTGGTTATTGTTTCTTACCATTGTGCTTTTTATCGCTAATTGGTGTCTTTTTAAGTTTGGATAATACTTTGGGTTATGCTCTAGGTGCCATATTCGTGGCTTGGAGTACTTGGTCATCATcagcatttttcaattctcttttacAACTCCATGATGCTAGAGCTTTAATTGCTTACCCACTACTCATTTTTTACACAGTCTTTGCCCTAATGGCTATCTTTGTATAA
- the MSM1 gene encoding methionine--tRNA ligase MSM1 (similar to uniprot|P22438 Saccharomyces cerevisiae YGR171C MSM1 Mitochondrial methionyl-tRNA synthetase (MetRS), functions as a monomer in mitochondrial protein synthesis; functions similarly to cytoplasmic MetRS although the cytoplasmic form contains a zinc-binding domain not found in Msm1p) — translation MLLRRCLIQRRLVSHVTTPIFYPNAKPHLGHLYSSLICDVFHRWKTLQGEENLFTTGTDEHGLKIQLASERNGFQNPKQFVDKLYDDFITLDKAFNVNFTRFIRTTDTDHINNVRKLWNLCDKNGFIYQGEHKGWYSISDETFYPESKVIEDPVNTGKYLNTETNNEVVYHSEKNHFFKLSHFNDQLIDYIESNPQFIYPEVKRVQILNELRNNRLQDLSISRPSFRLKWGIDVPGDPSQKMYVWFDALCNYLTSIGGIDAIMNNEPHTKLLHTRKEIQSPRDWWSNTTHVIGKDIIRFHTIYWPSFLMAAGLPLPRQVVVHSHWICNGMKMSKSLGNVVDPLLMKKHYGEDPMRWFLLENSQLEEDGDFQESKLFSLTEMFASKWGNLVNRCCGPKFNLQRAVQFYSDGRNPLLVNDDNLQAEVNNLVKKLSNIPISMDKKMNNFQTASALRDVWSIINDTNAFMQNAEPWTKGPAEQDAIIFLCMETSRILSILCQPIIPDLAAKLLDRIDVEKDNRTTDFSRIGADTTYGVGSNVKGRTVPIKRVTKRT, via the coding sequence ATGCTTCTTCGCAGGTGTTTGATCCAACGTCGATTGGTATCTCATGTAACTACACCAATCTTTTATCCCAACGCTAAACCACATCTGGGCCATCTTTACTCAAGTTTAATATGCGATGTCTTCCACAGGTGGAAAACACTACaaggtgaagaaaatcTGTTTACCACAGGTACTGATGAACATGGTCTGAAGATTCAATTGGCAAGTGAGAGGAACGGTTTTCAGAATCCCAAACAGTTTGTAGATAAACTTTATGATGATTTCATTACGTTAGACAAGGCCTTCAACGTTAACTTTACCAGGTTTATAAGAACTACGGACACAGACCATATTAATAATGTGAGGAAACTTTGGAACTTGTGTGACAAGAATGGCTTCATCTATCAAGGCGAGCACAAAGGCTGGTACTCCATTTCTGATGAGACTTTCTATCCAGAATCTAAAGTCATTGAAGATCCCGTTAATACTGGCAAATATCTAAATACAGAGACTAATAACGAGGTAGTTTACCATtctgaaaaaaatcatttcttcaaattatcACACTTCAATGATCAGCTAATTGATTACATCGAGTCGAATCCTCAATTCATTTATCCTGAAGTTAAAAGAGTGcaaattttgaatgaaCTGCGTAACAATCGTTTGCAAGATTTATCAATCTCAAGACCTTCATTTCGTCTCAAATGGGGAATTGATGTACCTGGAGATCCATCTCAGAAAATGTACGTATGGTTCGATGCTCTTTGTAACTATTTGACCTCCATTGGTGGTATCGATGCAATTATGAATAATGAACCACACACCAAATTACTTCACACTAGGAAAGAGATTCAAAGTCCGAGGGACTGGTGGAGTAATACGACACATGTCATCGGTAAGGATATCATTAGATTTCATACGATATATTGGCCCAGTTTCCTCATGGCGGCAGGATTGCCGCTACCGAGGCAAGTGGTAGTTCATAGCCACTGGATTTGTAACGGCATGAAGATGTCCAAAAGCTTGGGTAATGTAGTTGATCCtctgttgatgaaaaagcATTACGGCGAAGATCCCATGAGGTGGTTTCTACTGGaaaattctcaattggAGGAAGATGGTGATTTCCAAGAGAGTAAATTGTTTTCATTGACTGAAATGTTTGCATCTAAATGGGGGAATCTGGTCAACAGATGCTGTGGCCCTAAATTCAATTTACAACGTGCTGTTCAGTTCTATTCAGATGGGAGGAACCCATTGCTTGTCAACGACGATAACTTACAAGCTGAGGTTAATAATTTAGTCAAGAAACTGAGTAACATCCCTATTTCAATGGACAAAAAGATGAACAACTTCCAAACTGCCTCTGCATTAAGAGACGTATGGTCTATTATAAATGATACAAATGCCTTTATGCAAAACGCTGAACCATGGACCAAAGGCCCAGCGGAACAAGATGCTATCATCTTTCTCTGTATGGAAACTTCTCGTATTTTGTCCATCTTGTGCCAACCGATAATACCTGATTTAGCGGCAAAGTTGTTAGATCGTATCGATGTTGAGAAGGATAATAGAACAACAGATTTTTCACGTATCGGTGCAGACACCACATATGGTGTAGGTTCCAACGTGAAAGGCCGTACAGTACCCATCAAAAGAGTAACGAAAAGAACATAA
- the POL31 gene encoding DNA-directed DNA polymerase delta subunit POL31 (similar to uniprot|P46957 Saccharomyces cerevisiae YJR006W HYS2 DNA polymerase III (delta) 55 kDa subunit essential for cell viability involved in DNA replication and DNA repair), with translation MDALLQKFNEKRPDDPKAQKRISVEEREEDVNPFALPTGSRNYNAQYYHMYEHRLRTMKNRVRKECIERWNDDFKLNGEPVVMKQKVLDIQAGQPCWAIGSIYCEMKYKPNILEEVINDTYGAPDLTKSYTDVEGTDEVMLEDESGRVLLVGDYISKTPFVTGTVIGVLGMEAEAGTFQVLDICYPTPLPQSPLPKHDKHDNRKIALISGLNLNSTSPGRLLKLQLLQEFLLGRICNDDEIINIGKLVILGDSVDAKVDEKGPGDMINCLEELGKFLSNILQSIPIDLMPGMKDPTDKSLPQQPLHKALFRDSLRPLFEEVNKQLFNVVTNPYCFTFEGLKLLAIAGQNINDICKYIIPYQEDGKSEDSQLEDTVDHRLDLMECTMKWQNLAPTAPDTLWTYPYKDDDPFLLAEWPHIYAVGNQPDFGTRELDLKGRRIKMISVPEFSSTGKIVLLDIKTLETEIVNIEL, from the exons ATGGATGCACTTCTCCAGAAGTTTAA TGAAAAGCGCCCAGATGACCCCAAGGCTCAAAAGAGGATCTCAGTAGAAGAGAGGGAAGAAGATGTAAATCCATTCGCATTGCCAACAGGTTCCAGAAACTACAATGCTCAATACTATCACATGTATGAGCACAGATTGAggacgatgaagaatcgCGTTAGGAAAGAGTGTATAGAGAGATGgaatgatgattttaaacTTAATGGAGAACCTGTTGTAATGAAGCAGAAAGTATTGGATATTCAGGCTGGTCAACCATGCTGGGCCATTGGTAGCATTTACTGTGAAATGAAATATAAACCAAATATCTTGGAAGAGGTGATCAATGACACCTATGGGGCTCCAGACCTTACCAAGAGTTATACGGATGTAGAAGGTACTGATGAAGTAATgcttgaagatgaaagcGGTAGAGTTCTTCTTGTGGGTGACTACATCAGTAAGACTCCGTTTGTCACAGGGACAGTGATCGGAGTGCTGGGGATGGAAGCTGAAGCTGGTACCTTTCAAGTTTTAGATATTTGTTATCCCACGCCATTGCCTCAGTCACCTCTACCAAAACATGATAAACATGATAATAGGAAAATTGCATTGATATCAGGCCTTAATTTAAATTCAACCTCTCCAGGTCGTCTCTTGAAACTACAACTTCTGCAAGAATTTCTACTGGGTAGAATATgcaatgatgatgaaataaTAAATATTGGCAAATTGGTTATTTTAGGAGATTCAGTGGATGCTAAAGTTGACGAAAAAGGCCCTGGTGATATGATAAATTGTTTGGAAGAACTGGGTAAATTTTTAAGCAATATTTTGCAATCAATACCCATTGATCTCATGCCCGGTATGAAAGATCCTACAGATAAATCGTTACCTCAACAACCATTGCATAAAGCCCTGTTTAGAGATTCTTTGAGACcactttttgaagaagtCAACAAACAACTTTTCAACGTGGTTACCAATCCTTACTGTTTCACTTTTGAAGGGCTTAAATTATTAGCGATAGCAGGACAAAACATCAATGATATTTGTAAGTACATTATTCCTTATCAAGAGGATGGAAAGTCTGAAGACTCTCAATTGGAGGACACCGTTGATCATCGGTTAGACTTAATGGAATGTACTATGAAATGGCAAAACTTAGCGCCTACTGCACCTGACACTCTTTGGACTTATCCTTACAAGGATGATGATCCCTTTTTACTCGCTGAATGGCCACACATATATGCTGTGGGGAACCAACCAGATTTTGGtacaagagaattagaTCTTAagggaagaagaataaaaatgatatcTGTACCGGAATTCAGTAGTACAGGAAAAATTGTGTTATTAGACATTAAAACGTTAGAAACAGAAATCGTGAACATCGAATTATAA